The Kocuria sp. TGY1127_2 genome includes a window with the following:
- a CDS encoding sugar phosphate isomerase/epimerase: MTVPTPENNLIIGTAPDSWGVWFPEDEQQTPWQRFLDEVAEAGYKWIELGPYGYLPADPETLAKELKERDLSISAGTVFTAFHRGADQWDAAWEPARQVAELTAAMGAHHVVVIPALWRDDKTGKALEDRTLTDQQWEDLAAGHDKLGQRLQREFGLYQQFHSHADSHVETMDQIEKFLAMTDPKLVTLCLDTGHAEYGGASSVELIEKYPERIGYLHLKQVHPDTLAKVRAEDMTFKDATAAGVMCEPPYGLPDLREVIEAAEKLDRPLYGIVEQDMYPVANFEVPLPIASRTCKYLLSCGARTVVA, translated from the coding sequence ATGACCGTCCCTACCCCTGAGAACAACCTCATCATTGGAACTGCCCCAGATTCTTGGGGTGTCTGGTTCCCAGAAGACGAGCAACAGACGCCGTGGCAACGTTTCCTCGATGAGGTGGCGGAGGCGGGATACAAATGGATTGAGCTGGGCCCGTACGGTTACCTTCCTGCGGACCCGGAGACGCTCGCCAAGGAGCTCAAGGAACGGGATCTCAGCATCAGCGCCGGGACCGTGTTCACGGCATTCCACCGGGGCGCAGACCAGTGGGACGCCGCCTGGGAGCCTGCACGTCAGGTTGCCGAGCTCACGGCCGCAATGGGTGCCCACCACGTCGTCGTGATCCCCGCACTGTGGAGGGATGACAAAACCGGGAAGGCTCTCGAAGACCGCACGCTGACCGACCAGCAATGGGAGGACCTGGCTGCGGGGCACGACAAACTGGGCCAGCGGCTCCAGAGGGAATTCGGCCTCTACCAGCAATTCCATTCACATGCAGATTCTCATGTGGAGACCATGGACCAGATCGAGAAGTTCCTGGCCATGACCGATCCCAAGCTCGTGACCCTGTGCCTGGATACCGGCCATGCCGAATACGGCGGTGCGTCGTCCGTCGAGCTCATCGAGAAGTACCCTGAACGGATCGGCTATCTGCACCTCAAGCAGGTCCACCCGGACACTCTGGCGAAGGTGCGCGCCGAGGACATGACTTTCAAAGACGCGACCGCCGCGGGTGTCATGTGCGAACCTCCATACGGGCTTCCCGATCTCCGCGAGGTCATCGAAGCGGCCGAGAAGCTGGATCGTCCGCTGTACGGAATCGTCGAACAGGACATGTACCCCGTTGCGAACTTCGAGGTTCCCCTTCCGATTGCGTCGCGTACCTGTAAGTACCTACTGAGCTGCGGTGCACGCACCGTCGTCGCCTGA
- a CDS encoding Gfo/Idh/MocA family protein produces the protein MTEQLRVAVVGAGRMGSDHITRLRDRMKNVRVAAVVDIDESRAQAAIEGIQEAKVFTDFTEALDSGLVDAVMVATPGFLHEQVLLPALTKGFPVFCEKPLTPDSDSAWRVVEAEQAVGKRLIQVGFMRRFDQGYRNIRSAVKSGEHGELLALDCEHINPEVPEDYTGRNLIDDTVVHEFDIVRYLTGEEISSVEVRTCKNSSLAKEGLVDPAQILMETEAGIRVSVNTHVTATYGYAVTTRASFEKNHLHEGIDQVTPGFEERFVDAYDTEIQEWIDGCLTGVIAGPGAWDGYAAAACCEAGLTAIAAPGTSVNVELNEKPDLYR, from the coding sequence ATGACTGAACAACTGCGCGTCGCCGTCGTCGGCGCAGGCCGAATGGGCTCCGACCACATCACCCGCCTCCGGGACCGAATGAAGAATGTGCGCGTCGCCGCCGTCGTCGATATCGACGAATCCAGGGCTCAGGCAGCTATCGAGGGAATCCAAGAAGCCAAGGTGTTCACGGATTTCACCGAGGCTCTTGACTCGGGCCTGGTGGACGCCGTCATGGTCGCAACCCCGGGTTTCCTGCACGAACAGGTTTTGCTTCCCGCTCTGACCAAAGGGTTCCCCGTCTTCTGCGAGAAGCCCCTCACCCCGGACTCCGATTCGGCGTGGCGTGTGGTCGAGGCAGAGCAAGCCGTCGGCAAGCGACTCATTCAAGTGGGTTTCATGCGCCGGTTCGATCAGGGCTACCGGAACATCCGGTCGGCCGTGAAGTCAGGAGAGCATGGTGAACTGCTCGCCCTGGACTGCGAACATATCAACCCCGAGGTTCCCGAGGACTACACCGGGCGCAATCTGATTGACGACACCGTGGTCCACGAATTCGATATCGTTCGTTACCTGACCGGCGAGGAGATTTCGTCAGTCGAGGTCCGAACCTGCAAGAACTCTTCCCTTGCCAAGGAGGGGCTCGTGGATCCGGCCCAAATTCTCATGGAGACCGAGGCCGGAATTCGCGTCTCGGTGAACACCCATGTCACCGCCACGTACGGGTATGCCGTGACCACGAGGGCTTCTTTCGAGAAGAACCATCTCCACGAGGGTATAGATCAGGTGACTCCGGGCTTCGAGGAGCGTTTCGTGGATGCCTACGACACCGAAATCCAGGAATGGATCGATGGTTGTCTGACGGGCGTCATTGCGGGACCCGGTGCATGGGACGGATATGCGGCTGCCGCGTGTTGCGAGGCCGGCCTCACTGCGATCGCGGCCCCGGGAACCTCGGTGAACGTGGAGCTTAACGAGAAGCCGGACCTCTACCGGTAA
- a CDS encoding sugar phosphate isomerase/epimerase family protein, whose translation MKLALDPTPFHQTHSLLEFPRLVKDLGYDYLQMTPHPDFIPFFGHPKADDDLVGKLRQACKDAGVEIASVLPVMRWSSPDPDAREAAVRNWKRIIQIAVDLGVQQLNTEFQGRPELAEESERAFYRSMEELLPIIEREDLHVAIDPHPDDFVERGLDAWRVIRGANSKNLGMVYVACHTFHMEDEPMDIMRAAGDRIRVAHVADSMDHHRSNGLRYITNPPGSPARVHQHLKIGDGDVNWGEFFGGLNEIGFLDSEDTVLVSSVFAENEDATKVSRYQLDTIKEMVEAARQG comes from the coding sequence GTGAAGCTTGCCCTCGATCCCACACCGTTCCATCAGACCCACTCACTGCTCGAGTTCCCCCGTCTGGTCAAGGATCTCGGGTACGACTACCTGCAGATGACCCCTCATCCTGATTTCATCCCGTTCTTCGGTCACCCGAAGGCCGACGACGACCTGGTCGGCAAATTGCGCCAGGCCTGCAAGGACGCCGGCGTTGAGATCGCTTCGGTCCTGCCCGTCATGCGCTGGTCCTCCCCGGATCCCGATGCTCGTGAGGCCGCTGTCCGGAACTGGAAGCGCATCATCCAAATCGCCGTCGACTTGGGTGTTCAACAGCTCAATACGGAGTTCCAGGGCCGACCGGAACTCGCGGAGGAGTCCGAGCGCGCGTTCTACCGCTCTATGGAGGAACTGCTGCCGATCATCGAGCGAGAAGATCTCCATGTGGCCATCGACCCGCATCCGGACGACTTCGTTGAGCGCGGTCTTGACGCGTGGCGCGTTATTCGTGGCGCTAACTCCAAGAACCTGGGCATGGTCTACGTTGCTTGCCATACCTTCCACATGGAAGACGAGCCGATGGACATCATGCGCGCCGCGGGCGACCGTATTCGCGTCGCCCACGTCGCCGACTCCATGGACCACCATCGTTCCAACGGTCTGCGTTACATCACCAACCCGCCCGGGAGTCCCGCACGAGTCCACCAGCACCTCAAAATCGGGGACGGCGACGTGAACTGGGGCGAATTCTTCGGTGGACTCAATGAAATCGGATTTCTCGACTCCGAGGACACCGTCCTGGTGTCAAGCGTCTTCGCCGAAAACGAGGACGCCACCAAAGTCTCCCGCTATCAACTGGATACCATCAAGGAAATGGTTGAAGCGGCGCGCCAGGGCTGA
- a CDS encoding sugar porter family MFS transporter → MSGPTTERPSKPLPPLTEGAHKRRLGMVALVATFGGLLFGYDTGVINGALEPMSAELGLKADTQGLVTSSLLVGAAVGAVSIGKLSDAWGRRKTIIMLAVLFFIGTMVCVFAPEFIVLLIGRFLLGMAVGGASTVVPVFLAELAPYEIRGSLSGRNEMMIVVGQLAAFVVNAILGNTLGHMDHVWRIMLAVCAVPAICLFFGMLRMPESPRWLISKGRYDEALTVLKTIRSEERAVAEIDDVKQVNELESREHETGLKSVFKNKWLLRILLVGIAIAVFQQLTGINSIMYYGSIVLEQSGFAVNAALIANIAPGIIAVIGAFIALWMMEKINRRTTIITGYTLVTLFHLLIGIASFAVPEDSAARPFIILILVVCFVGSMQTFLNVATWVLLSEIFPLHMRAVGMGFSVFCMWIANALVSYFFPVALEAVGLTGSFFGFAVINAIAIVVMVKFLPETRGRSLESVEEDVTTGAIFTVGRKK, encoded by the coding sequence ATGAGCGGCCCGACAACGGAGAGACCCTCCAAACCCCTTCCTCCACTGACCGAAGGGGCGCACAAGCGACGCCTGGGCATGGTTGCCCTGGTCGCGACTTTCGGCGGCCTGCTGTTCGGTTATGACACCGGTGTCATCAACGGAGCCCTCGAGCCAATGTCGGCCGAACTCGGGCTCAAAGCTGATACGCAGGGGCTCGTCACGAGTTCCTTGCTCGTCGGCGCCGCCGTCGGCGCAGTGAGCATCGGCAAACTCTCTGACGCCTGGGGGCGCCGGAAGACCATCATCATGCTTGCCGTATTGTTCTTCATCGGCACCATGGTGTGCGTTTTCGCCCCCGAATTCATTGTCCTTCTGATCGGGCGCTTCCTTCTCGGTATGGCCGTGGGCGGTGCCTCGACCGTCGTCCCGGTGTTCCTGGCAGAGCTTGCGCCCTACGAAATTCGCGGGTCCCTCTCCGGCCGCAACGAAATGATGATCGTTGTCGGTCAGCTCGCCGCTTTCGTCGTGAACGCGATTCTGGGCAATACGCTCGGCCACATGGACCACGTCTGGCGCATTATGCTCGCAGTCTGTGCCGTCCCTGCCATCTGTCTGTTCTTCGGCATGCTCCGCATGCCCGAGTCGCCCCGTTGGCTGATTTCCAAGGGTCGTTATGACGAGGCCCTGACGGTTCTGAAGACGATTCGCTCGGAAGAGCGTGCCGTCGCCGAGATCGACGACGTCAAGCAGGTCAACGAACTCGAGTCGCGTGAGCACGAGACCGGTCTCAAATCCGTCTTCAAGAACAAGTGGTTGCTCCGTATCCTGCTCGTGGGAATCGCGATCGCGGTATTCCAGCAGCTAACCGGTATCAACTCGATCATGTACTACGGGTCGATCGTTCTTGAGCAGTCAGGCTTCGCCGTCAACGCCGCCCTCATAGCGAATATTGCCCCCGGCATCATTGCGGTCATCGGCGCTTTCATTGCGCTGTGGATGATGGAGAAGATCAATCGACGCACCACCATCATCACCGGGTACACGCTCGTGACCCTTTTCCACCTGTTGATCGGTATCGCTTCGTTTGCTGTTCCCGAAGACTCCGCGGCACGCCCGTTCATCATTCTGATTTTGGTCGTCTGCTTCGTCGGATCGATGCAGACGTTCCTGAATGTTGCGACGTGGGTTCTGCTCTCGGAAATCTTCCCGTTGCACATGCGTGCGGTGGGCATGGGATTCTCGGTCTTCTGCATGTGGATCGCCAACGCCCTGGTGAGCTACTTCTTCCCGGTTGCTTTGGAAGCGGTCGGCCTGACGGGTTCGTTCTTCGGATTCGCGGTCATCAACGCGATTGCGATCGTCGTGATGGTCAAGTTCCTTCCGGAAACCCGAGGCCGTAGCCTCGAGTCCGTGGAGGAGGACGTGACCACCGGCGCCATTTTCACCGTTGGACGCAAGAAGTAG
- a CDS encoding zinc-binding dehydrogenase, producing MTQITIPEIMRAAIWEGDSPRLHIEDIPVPVPKKDEALVRITSCGVCHTDLHVLKGEVAFPGPGVVGHEISGEVVSIGEGTEDSGQIEVGAPVIGAFIMPCTECEQCLRGRDDLCEKFFGENRLKGNLFDGTSRLATADGRRLSMYSMAGMAEYSVVPISALTLRPANVSPEESAILGCAAFTAYGAVRKSGLVEGETVAVVAVGGVGSSLIQVAKHEGASKVIAVDVTDEKLESARRLGADEVINSTKRDPKGAVLAMTDGKGVHIAFEALGRPETFTQAASLLREGGRMVAIGIAPGGVYGEVEISPLVRRGQTVTGSFGAVTRVDLPAVANLAAEGGYRLKEAVTRRYDLADVDEAYQALDRGEITGRAIVVM from the coding sequence ATGACCCAAATCACCATTCCTGAAATCATGCGTGCCGCGATATGGGAAGGAGATAGCCCTCGGCTTCACATCGAGGACATACCCGTCCCGGTGCCCAAGAAAGACGAAGCTCTCGTCAGAATCACCTCATGCGGCGTGTGCCATACGGACCTGCACGTGCTCAAGGGCGAGGTTGCCTTTCCGGGTCCGGGCGTGGTCGGGCACGAAATCAGTGGCGAAGTGGTCAGCATCGGTGAAGGCACCGAGGACTCCGGCCAGATCGAGGTGGGCGCACCGGTGATCGGCGCCTTCATCATGCCGTGCACCGAATGCGAACAATGCCTCCGGGGCCGCGACGACCTGTGCGAGAAGTTCTTCGGCGAGAACCGGCTTAAAGGGAATCTGTTCGACGGCACCTCACGGCTGGCCACCGCCGATGGCCGCCGATTGTCGATGTATTCGATGGCAGGCATGGCCGAGTACTCGGTGGTCCCGATCTCCGCGCTCACGCTGCGTCCCGCGAACGTTTCGCCCGAAGAAAGTGCCATCCTAGGCTGTGCCGCGTTCACGGCGTACGGGGCCGTGCGCAAGTCTGGTCTGGTCGAAGGGGAAACGGTTGCCGTTGTTGCGGTAGGCGGAGTCGGGTCCAGCCTCATTCAGGTTGCAAAGCACGAGGGTGCGTCCAAGGTCATTGCCGTCGATGTGACGGACGAAAAACTCGAATCCGCTCGTCGTCTCGGGGCGGATGAGGTCATCAACTCGACCAAGCGGGATCCCAAGGGAGCGGTCCTGGCCATGACTGACGGCAAAGGGGTACACATTGCGTTCGAGGCCCTTGGCCGCCCAGAAACCTTTACCCAAGCCGCGTCCCTCCTCCGAGAAGGCGGGCGTATGGTTGCGATCGGAATTGCGCCAGGAGGTGTCTACGGCGAGGTCGAGATCAGCCCCTTGGTTCGCCGGGGCCAGACAGTGACGGGATCTTTCGGCGCAGTCACCCGAGTCGACCTGCCCGCTGTCGCGAATCTCGCGGCGGAAGGAGGTTACCGGCTCAAAGAGGCCGTGACTCGCCGATACGATCTGGCGGACGTCGACGAGGCCTACCAGGCGCTCGATCGGGGTGAAATCACCGGACGGGCCATCGTCGTCA